The following are from one region of the Paenibacillus bovis genome:
- a CDS encoding SLC13 family permease yields the protein MMTWQPTAAIVIFLIIYAIWITDQLNRAMIAVIGAVLFLLLGLVHWQNAYTTHINWDTLLLWMSMLVIAGVMSRSGLVHYAVLQSLKWTRSSPLLLFIVLTIWTAVGAALLDHVTIIILMVPVIFIVTNLLKMNAAPWLIAAIMTSNIGGTATLIGNPANIWIGTANPQLTFVSFIAMIGPLMLILLAVNLLLIVLFYWKSFRTASHTARTLKLEHEITSSIENRRLAFVVLMVFVLVIAGLVIGSWLDLRLSLMAAAGAVVMMLAAIITGAKPISVVRHLEWDTLLFFAGLFILAGGLAETGWIQAGARYLIELTNGNMSWIALILLWTTGLLSSVMDHMPWVAVMIPLIQETAVQMDASTPAVINPLWWALSVGAGVGGSGTLLGSAAGLIAASMADRRQQRLGYLEFLRVGLPLTLISLLIASWYMYVMVL from the coding sequence ATGATGACATGGCAGCCGACAGCAGCTATCGTTATTTTTCTAATTATATATGCCATATGGATCACGGATCAGCTGAACCGGGCGATGATCGCAGTGATTGGTGCTGTACTGTTTCTGCTGCTCGGTCTTGTACACTGGCAAAATGCCTATACCACCCATATCAATTGGGACACACTGCTGCTCTGGATGAGCATGCTGGTGATAGCCGGTGTGATGAGTCGCAGCGGTCTTGTGCATTATGCAGTGCTGCAAAGTCTAAAATGGACACGCAGCAGTCCGCTGCTTCTTTTCATCGTTCTGACGATATGGACAGCTGTAGGAGCTGCACTGCTTGATCATGTAACGATTATTATTTTGATGGTGCCTGTTATTTTTATTGTGACGAATCTGCTGAAAATGAATGCTGCTCCGTGGTTGATAGCAGCGATCATGACCAGCAATATTGGAGGTACAGCAACACTGATCGGCAATCCGGCCAATATCTGGATCGGTACCGCCAATCCGCAGCTGACTTTTGTATCTTTTATTGCGATGATCGGACCATTAATGCTTATTCTGCTGGCAGTAAATCTGCTGCTGATTGTCCTCTTTTACTGGAAAAGTTTCCGTACTGCAAGTCATACGGCGAGAACATTAAAGCTTGAACACGAAATAACAAGTTCTATCGAGAACCGCAGACTGGCTTTTGTAGTGCTGATGGTATTTGTACTGGTGATAGCCGGACTAGTGATCGGATCCTGGCTGGATCTTCGTTTATCTCTGATGGCAGCAGCCGGAGCAGTAGTTATGATGCTGGCAGCAATAATAACCGGAGCCAAGCCGATATCGGTAGTGCGTCATCTGGAATGGGATACTTTACTGTTTTTTGCCGGATTATTTATTCTGGCTGGAGGACTTGCCGAGACTGGCTGGATTCAGGCAGGAGCCCGTTATCTGATTGAACTGACGAATGGCAATATGTCGTGGATTGCTCTGATCCTGCTGTGGACAACCGGGCTATTGTCTTCGGTTATGGATCATATGCCATGGGTTGCAGTCATGATTCCGCTTATTCAGGAGACCGCTGTACAAATGGATGCTTCTACGCCGGCAGTGATCAATCCATTGTGGTGGGCATTATCTGTAGGTGCAGGCGTAGGAGGAAGTGGAACCCTACTGGGCTCAGCTGCCGGATTGATCGCTGCATCGATGGCAGACCGCCGCCAGCAGCGTCTGGGTTATCTGGAATTTCTGAGAGTGGGTCTACCGCTTACGCTTATTTCGTTGCTGATTGCCTCCTGGTATATGTATGTTATGGTGCTGTAG
- the yajC gene encoding preprotein translocase subunit YajC: MFNLAAAAGGGTGILGAIVPFVLMFVVFYFLLIRPQQKKQKQRNMMLNTLGKGDKVVTIGGLHGTITEITDDIVVLRVNDVTKLTFDRSAISHSTAKDTAPAAKV; the protein is encoded by the coding sequence ATGTTTAATTTAGCAGCAGCCGCTGGTGGCGGCACCGGGATTTTGGGGGCTATCGTTCCATTTGTATTGATGTTTGTTGTATTCTATTTCCTGCTGATTCGTCCTCAGCAAAAGAAACAAAAACAACGCAATATGATGCTGAACACACTCGGTAAAGGCGATAAAGTGGTAACGATCGGTGGTCTTCACGGCACGATCACTGAGATTACAGATGATATTGTTGTTCTGCGTGTAAACGATGTCACCAAGCTGACATTTGATCGTTCGGCAATCAGCCATTCTACTGCGAAGGATACAGCTCCGGCTGCCAAAGTCTAA
- a CDS encoding post-transcriptional regulator: MDELSNAELTELIDSLCQSKIEEFAMLGYEQLTSEELWDCLNNKYEKQGMPRLYELVNDILSMKPNQLMHYLTMSSYKKMESTDMQEFRPPYGG; the protein is encoded by the coding sequence ATGGACGAATTAAGCAATGCGGAATTGACCGAACTGATTGACTCGCTCTGCCAGAGCAAAATAGAAGAATTTGCGATGCTGGGATATGAGCAGCTGACTTCGGAAGAACTTTGGGACTGCCTGAACAACAAGTACGAAAAGCAGGGCATGCCCCGACTGTACGAGCTGGTCAATGATATTTTATCAATGAAACCCAATCAGCTGATGCATTATCTGACGATGTCTTCCTATAAGAAAATGGAAAGCACGGATATGCAGGAATTCAGGCCTCCATATGGCGGATAA
- a CDS encoding cation diffusion facilitator family transporter: MVRNNDIRQQEKVFWTSILAGLILAIVKAVTAYAASNKALMGDALYTASSAVSSLAERLSKKYRRSRTRTEEDRTAAKERYNKTAAPFTNLLLTVLLLLGGLEIAISAVRDLMSEHTPDPKPYAIVVVFLAMAVNEALFRYRYRYTNKQRSAKLAEEIDTHRYSLYSSILVLAGMLGTIAALELQMDKLYYIEPVSAILVAAILWRQGYQIARQTVYGSLVQDLEREDAAAFMETVQRVRGVITIEDLKAQEYSDGIRIHLKIGVNPQISVQAAAEIADYAKNLLLTRFAHVSSVEVQVLPYTGGYPYKSNYEWTQSREQSGDGMIH, encoded by the coding sequence ATGGTGAGAAACAACGATATCCGTCAGCAGGAAAAAGTATTCTGGACATCCATACTGGCTGGATTGATACTGGCTATAGTGAAAGCAGTCACTGCCTATGCAGCCAGCAACAAAGCACTGATGGGCGATGCGCTCTATACGGCTTCCAGTGCAGTCAGCAGTCTGGCAGAACGACTGTCCAAAAAATATCGGCGTTCACGTACCCGGACAGAGGAAGATCGTACAGCAGCCAAAGAACGCTACAATAAAACGGCTGCTCCATTTACGAATCTGCTGCTGACGGTGTTGCTGCTGCTCGGTGGTCTGGAAATTGCCATATCTGCGGTACGTGATCTGATGTCCGAGCATACTCCCGATCCCAAGCCCTACGCGATTGTAGTTGTTTTTCTGGCAATGGCAGTCAATGAAGCGCTATTCCGCTATCGCTATCGTTATACGAATAAACAGAGATCTGCAAAGCTGGCCGAGGAGATCGATACGCATCGGTATTCGCTGTATTCCTCGATTCTGGTACTGGCAGGTATGCTCGGTACGATTGCGGCGCTGGAACTGCAAATGGATAAGCTGTATTATATAGAGCCGGTCTCTGCGATTCTGGTAGCTGCGATTCTGTGGCGTCAGGGCTACCAGATAGCCAGGCAGACGGTGTATGGTTCGCTGGTACAGGATCTGGAGCGTGAAGATGCAGCAGCTTTTATGGAGACTGTGCAGCGCGTACGAGGCGTGATCACGATTGAAGATCTCAAAGCGCAGGAGTACAGTGACGGTATCCGTATTCATTTGAAAATAGGGGTCAATCCCCAGATCAGTGTACAGGCTGCAGCTGAAATTGCAGACTATGCCAAAAATCTGCTGCTTACCCGGTTTGCTCATGTAAGCAGTGTAGAAGTACAGGTTCTGCCGTATACGGGAGGCTATCCGTACAAGTCCAATTACGAGTGGACACAGAGCCGTGAACAATCCGGCGACGGCATGATTCATTAA
- the secD gene encoding protein translocase subunit SecD, producing MNRIISFVVVILVVAGIIGTTTPLFKDVRLGLDLKGGFEILYQATPTTQGEAVTRESLTQTARSLEQRANALGTSEPEITTEGTDRIRLRIAGVTDEATVRKTMKEPAELTFRSMDGCSTDASKQSGIPSAEKQGQDTSKSKAADKTSSTDSKSSDSNAVSAQTEGLPQGVTVTPDTGAAGTTATENTYANEDPAKLYCKIELTGDDFKENGASVVYNSLQQPEITIEVKDAKKFGEITKRLINQPLGIFLNGQLLSAPTVRAELTDGKASISGSYTVQEAQQLKDQINLGALPLKLNEIYSQSVGASLGQQSLNETLKAGVVASIIILIFMILVYRIPGLIAGFSIITYVWLTVMIFVAGDFTLTLPGIAAFILGVGMAVDSNIITYERIKDEIRNGKSISSAFKAGSRSSFGTIMDAQLTTIIAAAVMFALGTGAVRGFALVLIFNILVSIVTNVFFSRFLLSLLVKGRLVNKPEYFGVKESERDAL from the coding sequence ATGAACAGAATCATCAGCTTCGTAGTCGTCATACTTGTCGTGGCCGGTATTATCGGTACAACGACCCCGCTATTTAAAGATGTCCGTCTGGGACTCGATCTTAAAGGCGGTTTTGAAATCTTGTATCAGGCTACGCCAACCACGCAGGGGGAAGCAGTTACCAGAGAATCTCTGACGCAGACTGCAAGAAGTCTGGAACAACGCGCCAATGCCCTTGGTACAAGTGAACCGGAAATTACAACAGAGGGTACGGATCGTATTCGTCTGAGAATTGCCGGTGTTACAGATGAAGCAACAGTCCGCAAAACTATGAAAGAACCTGCTGAATTGACTTTCCGTAGTATGGACGGTTGTTCAACAGATGCTTCAAAACAATCGGGAATCCCATCTGCCGAGAAGCAGGGCCAGGATACCAGCAAGTCCAAAGCTGCAGACAAAACCAGCAGCACTGATAGCAAATCTTCGGACAGCAATGCAGTATCTGCACAGACCGAAGGATTGCCGCAGGGAGTGACCGTAACTCCTGACACAGGAGCCGCCGGCACTACAGCTACAGAAAATACTTATGCCAATGAAGATCCGGCAAAACTTTACTGTAAAATAGAATTGACTGGTGATGACTTCAAGGAAAATGGGGCATCGGTAGTGTATAACTCACTGCAGCAGCCTGAAATTACTATCGAAGTCAAAGATGCCAAAAAATTCGGAGAGATTACCAAACGTCTGATCAATCAGCCGCTCGGAATCTTCCTGAATGGCCAACTGTTGTCCGCACCAACTGTAAGAGCTGAACTGACAGATGGCAAAGCCAGCATTTCCGGCAGCTACACCGTTCAGGAAGCACAGCAGCTCAAAGACCAGATCAATCTGGGTGCACTGCCGCTGAAACTGAACGAAATCTATTCCCAGAGTGTAGGAGCTTCCCTGGGACAGCAGTCTCTGAACGAGACACTGAAAGCCGGTGTAGTAGCTTCTATTATCATTCTGATCTTTATGATTCTGGTATACCGTATTCCGGGACTGATCGCCGGATTCAGTATTATCACTTATGTATGGCTCACAGTTATGATCTTCGTTGCAGGTGATTTCACATTGACATTGCCGGGTATCGCAGCCTTTATTCTGGGTGTAGGTATGGCAGTCGATTCCAATATCATCACCTATGAGCGTATCAAGGACGAGATTCGTAACGGTAAGAGTATCTCGTCTGCTTTCAAAGCAGGAAGCAGAAGTTCATTCGGTACCATTATGGATGCCCAGTTAACTACCATTATTGCTGCTGCCGTAATGTTTGCTCTGGGTACAGGTGCTGTAAGAGGCTTTGCATTGGTACTGATTTTCAATATTCTTGTAAGTATCGTTACCAACGTGTTCTTCTCTCGCTTTTTACTGTCCCTGCTTGTTAAAGGGAGACTGGTTAACAAACCGGAGTATTTTGGCGTAAAGGAGAGTGAACGCGATGCGCTTTAA
- a CDS encoding adenine phosphoribosyltransferase yields the protein MDFKEHIRVIPDFPQEGISFKDITTLLQNGEAYKESIDELKKLVKELKIDVIAGPEARGFVVGAPLAYALGVGFIPIRKTGKLPYKTIQAEYALEYGKDVLAMHVDAITEGQNVLIADDLLATGGTIATCVDLIRQVGGNVVGAAFMIELQDLNGREKLPDVEVFTLTQYPF from the coding sequence TTGGATTTTAAAGAGCATATTCGTGTGATTCCGGATTTTCCGCAGGAAGGAATCAGTTTTAAAGATATTACAACCCTGCTGCAAAATGGTGAAGCTTACAAGGAGTCTATCGATGAGCTGAAAAAGCTGGTGAAAGAACTGAAAATCGATGTGATTGCCGGACCGGAAGCACGTGGATTCGTAGTAGGTGCACCACTTGCTTATGCGCTGGGTGTAGGCTTTATTCCGATTCGCAAAACAGGTAAACTGCCTTACAAAACGATCCAGGCTGAATACGCGCTGGAATACGGCAAAGATGTACTGGCTATGCATGTGGACGCAATTACAGAAGGTCAGAACGTACTGATCGCCGATGACCTGCTCGCTACAGGCGGCACAATCGCAACCTGTGTAGACCTGATTCGTCAGGTGGGCGGTAATGTAGTAGGTGCAGCATTTATGATCGAGCTGCAGGATCTAAACGGCCGTGAAAAACTGCCGGATGTGGAAGTATTCACGCTGACACAATATCCTTTCTGA
- the recJ gene encoding single-stranded-DNA-specific exonuclease RecJ — translation MIHSQYHWNVHYPDPAEAQRLSAKLGISELTASLLAGRGYTGEMEAAEFLSGSRSTSHDPYLLAGMKEAVERIRQALSAGEKIWIYGDYDADGVSSTSLMIQLMRHLNADYDIYIPHRSKEGYGLHNHAIDQAHAQGVTLIVTVDTGISAVSQIAHAAALGIDVVVTDHHEPPAELPAACALVNPKLEYCTYPFKGLAGVGVAYKLAQALLGKDQVPEEWLEIVSIGTVADLMPLEDENRMMVRTGVERMKHSAFAGVRALMNIAAIDPAQMSATHIAFAMAPRINASGRMEHAKRAVELLTTTNQAEADQISFELDQLNKERQDLVNRMVQEAIIMLEAEKDMNNGSIPHVIVVAGEGWNPGVVGIVASKLLDRYYRPTIVLGTDPQTGMSKGSARSIPGYDIYKALLDCEDVMDHFGGHPSAAGMSLHRDQLNEFRRRLNERAAGMLTEEDLVPQTAADHECTLDQLTLSAIEELDQLAPFGMSNPLPRIVLRGVTVTQAKAIGKTLDHLRLVVEQDGTMMEGIAFGKGELAELLSEGDRIDILAETSINEWRGNRKPQLMVQDLAVPGLQVWDRRSSGQWEQHLKTIRQKWSRYMGVEGGQLGVLCSENRVETLKTQLSDVSLWGYDRKVDIAACNHVSTQYGAEAIRTLCLLSLPAHIEQLDTIFEQFTSLENIVLLHDRPQQQERLQIPDRDRFKLIYGWLVKSSETIAEEAKLVPYLSQKTSSSVRMVQMMLEVFEELEFIIRRDGQVMLNNAPVKRPLDSSQLYRELGELAEMEYMLCESDLPQLTSWMISRMQGAS, via the coding sequence ATGATTCATTCACAATATCACTGGAATGTACATTATCCCGATCCGGCTGAAGCCCAGAGGCTCAGTGCAAAGCTGGGGATCTCGGAGCTAACGGCTTCGCTGCTGGCTGGCAGAGGATATACGGGAGAAATGGAAGCGGCCGAATTCCTGTCGGGCAGCCGCAGTACATCGCATGATCCTTATCTGCTGGCCGGTATGAAGGAAGCGGTAGAGCGGATACGCCAGGCTTTGTCGGCAGGCGAGAAGATATGGATCTATGGCGATTATGATGCTGACGGTGTATCCAGTACATCACTGATGATTCAGTTGATGCGTCATCTGAACGCCGATTACGATATTTATATTCCCCATCGCTCCAAAGAGGGCTATGGTCTGCATAACCATGCGATTGATCAGGCACATGCACAGGGAGTGACGCTGATTGTTACGGTCGACACCGGGATCAGTGCAGTGTCCCAGATTGCCCATGCTGCAGCGCTCGGAATCGATGTGGTCGTAACCGATCATCATGAGCCGCCGGCAGAGCTGCCTGCTGCCTGTGCGCTCGTGAATCCGAAGCTTGAATACTGCACGTATCCTTTTAAAGGATTGGCTGGTGTAGGTGTGGCCTACAAGCTGGCACAGGCACTGCTCGGCAAGGACCAGGTACCGGAAGAGTGGCTGGAGATCGTCTCGATCGGTACAGTGGCCGATTTGATGCCGCTGGAAGATGAGAACCGGATGATGGTGCGTACGGGTGTAGAGCGGATGAAGCACAGTGCATTTGCCGGTGTACGCGCACTGATGAATATTGCAGCGATCGATCCGGCGCAGATGTCGGCGACCCATATTGCTTTTGCTATGGCACCGCGCATTAATGCCAGTGGACGCATGGAGCATGCCAAACGCGCAGTGGAGCTGCTCACGACTACCAACCAGGCAGAAGCCGATCAGATCTCTTTTGAACTGGATCAGCTGAATAAAGAACGGCAGGATCTGGTAAACCGGATGGTACAGGAGGCCATTATCATGCTGGAAGCCGAGAAAGACATGAACAATGGCAGCATTCCGCATGTAATTGTCGTAGCTGGCGAAGGCTGGAATCCCGGGGTTGTCGGTATAGTGGCATCCAAACTGCTAGATCGTTATTACCGGCCTACGATTGTGCTCGGTACCGACCCGCAGACAGGCATGAGTAAAGGCTCCGCACGTTCTATCCCCGGCTATGATATCTATAAGGCACTGCTGGATTGCGAGGATGTGATGGATCATTTTGGCGGTCATCCATCGGCAGCAGGTATGAGTCTGCACCGGGATCAGCTGAACGAATTCCGGCGGCGGCTGAATGAACGGGCAGCAGGCATGCTGACCGAAGAAGATCTGGTTCCCCAGACAGCAGCGGATCATGAATGCACGCTGGATCAACTCACCCTGTCTGCGATCGAGGAGCTGGATCAGCTGGCTCCCTTTGGCATGTCCAATCCTTTGCCGCGTATTGTTCTGCGCGGTGTGACCGTGACCCAGGCCAAAGCCATCGGCAAGACGCTGGATCATCTGCGGCTCGTTGTAGAGCAGGATGGAACCATGATGGAAGGCATTGCTTTTGGCAAAGGCGAACTGGCTGAGCTGCTGTCCGAGGGTGACCGGATTGATATACTGGCCGAGACCAGCATTAACGAATGGCGTGGCAATCGCAAGCCGCAGCTGATGGTACAGGATCTGGCTGTGCCTGGACTTCAGGTCTGGGATCGGCGCAGTTCCGGTCAGTGGGAGCAGCATCTGAAGACCATCCGGCAGAAATGGTCGCGTTATATGGGCGTGGAAGGTGGCCAGCTGGGTGTGCTGTGCAGCGAAAATCGGGTGGAAACTTTAAAAACCCAATTGTCGGATGTATCCCTTTGGGGTTATGATAGAAAAGTTGATATCGCAGCTTGCAATCATGTCTCCACACAGTATGGGGCAGAAGCTATACGCACATTATGTCTGTTATCATTACCGGCGCATATCGAGCAGCTGGATACTATTTTCGAACAGTTCACTTCTCTTGAAAATATCGTCCTGCTTCATGATCGGCCGCAGCAGCAGGAACGTCTGCAGATACCCGACCGGGACCGTTTTAAACTGATATACGGGTGGCTTGTCAAATCCAGCGAGACGATCGCGGAGGAAGCGAAGCTGGTTCCCTATCTAAGTCAAAAAACCTCCAGCTCGGTAAGAATGGTACAGATGATGCTGGAAGTGTTCGAGGAACTGGAGTTTATTATCCGTCGGGATGGACAGGTTATGCTGAATAACGCTCCGGTAAAACGTCCGCTCGACAGCTCACAGCTGTACCGGGAACTTGGCGAACTGGCTGAAATGGAATATATGTTATGTGAAAGTGATCTGCCGCAATTAACTTCATGGATGATTTCCCGCATGCAAGGCGCATCATAA
- the secF gene encoding protein translocase subunit SecF yields the protein MRFKWNYDFVKLSKYFYTFSIILTIAGIISLAVAGLNYGVDFRSGSNVDVTLTKPLTEAQVAPVVESLNLSKDPSISVGGDGRMSIRFETVLTDTQENQLKQAFNKQLDSGASFEVNTVDPTIAKELERNALWAVLLASLGIIIYVTIRFEWRFAVASVVALLHDAFLVISVFSIFRLEVDLTFITAVLTIIGYSLNDTIVIFDRIRSNLRFAKQRKRGDVADIVNKSISQTMTRSLNTVLTVFIACLLLFIMGSESIRMFSLAMMIGLAFGAYSSIFIASPLWLVLKNRQKPKAKAPSKTTA from the coding sequence ATGCGCTTTAAGTGGAATTATGACTTTGTAAAGCTGAGTAAGTATTTTTATACATTCTCTATTATTCTGACGATTGCCGGTATTATCTCCTTAGCAGTTGCAGGATTGAATTATGGCGTTGATTTCCGTTCAGGTTCCAATGTCGATGTGACACTGACCAAGCCACTGACAGAAGCGCAGGTAGCTCCTGTAGTGGAAAGTCTTAATTTGAGCAAGGATCCAAGTATCAGTGTGGGCGGTGACGGACGCATGTCGATCCGTTTCGAAACCGTACTGACCGATACACAGGAAAATCAGCTGAAACAGGCATTTAACAAACAGCTGGACAGCGGTGCTTCATTCGAAGTGAATACTGTTGATCCAACTATTGCCAAAGAGCTGGAACGTAACGCGCTATGGGCAGTATTGCTCGCCAGTCTCGGAATTATCATTTACGTAACGATCCGGTTTGAATGGCGTTTTGCGGTAGCTTCTGTTGTAGCGCTGCTGCATGATGCATTCCTGGTCATCTCGGTCTTCTCTATTTTCCGTCTGGAAGTAGATCTGACCTTTATCACTGCTGTATTGACGATTATCGGTTATTCCCTGAATGATACGATCGTTATCTTTGACCGTATCCGGAGTAATCTGCGTTTTGCCAAACAGAGAAAACGCGGAGATGTTGCCGATATTGTGAACAAGAGTATTTCTCAGACAATGACACGCTCCCTGAATACGGTATTGACTGTATTTATCGCCTGTCTGCTGTTATTCATTATGGGTAGTGAGTCCATCCGTATGTTCTCACTGGCTATGATGATCGGTCTTGCTTTCGGAGCTTACTCTTCGATCTTCATCGCAAGTCCGCTGTGGTTGGTACTCAAAAACAGACAGAAACCAAAAGCGAAAGCACCGTCGAAGACGACGGCCTAA